The Vicia villosa cultivar HV-30 ecotype Madison, WI unplaced genomic scaffold, Vvil1.0 ctg.000470F_1_1, whole genome shotgun sequence genomic interval taataattacttGGTAAATTTTATTCACTATGGGACAAGCCTTAGTGATTTATTCAAAACATAATTGTGACAAGTAAATATACGCActataacatatatataattaaaagtaaCAATTACCATCTCCAATCTAtttatctctcttttatttgaatATAGTATTATTCTCTCACTCTCACTCTCCTTAATTCAGAAATCACAAAATACATTAGAAGATAAGTTATCGAGTGAACGATAACTTAATGTTAAATATGGTGGTGGTGTAAATTGGGACTCTCTAGTCTCAATCATGCAATGCAATGATTATTCTAAGGTTGAAAGGAATTCGGGTAGTTTGGATTATGACCTCTTAGACTTAATTTTGCAGTGAGATGGACACTCGTTGGATGTAAGGAATTGTCGTGGTGTGGATTAggacctcctggactcaatcttgcaatTCCATGAACATTTCTAGTTTCCAAGAAATCATGGTGGTGTGAATCTggacctcctggactcaatcTTTCAATGCGATGAACATTCCCCTTTTGTAAGGAAACATGGTGGTGTGGATCTGGACCTTCAGGACTCAATCTTGCAATGTGATGAACATTCCTCGTTTGTAAGGAAAGATGGTGATGTGGATCGGGACCTCCTGGACTCAATTTTGCAATGTGATCGACACTCGTTGGATTTAAGGAATTGTCATGGTGTGGATTAggacctcctggactcaatcttgcaatTTCATGAACATTTCTAGTTTGCAAGAAATCATGGTGGTGTGAATCTggacctcctggactcaatcTTTCAATGTGATGAACATTCCCCGTTGGTAAGGAAACATGGTGGTGTGGATCTGGACCTTctggactcaatcttgcaatGTGATGAACATTCCTCGTTTGTAAGGAAAGATGGTGATGTGGATCGGGACCTCCTGGACTCAATTTTGCAATGTGATGATCACTTTTTGGCTGTAAGGAATTGTCGTGGTGTGGATTAGGTCCTTctggactcaatcttgcaatGCGATGAACACTCCTCGTTTGTAAGGAAACTTGGTGATCAATATGATCCTTAATATCAATAAAGCGATGAGTTGCTTTGGAATTTCCAATCAACAATGCTAAAAGAGATACTTCGATAAGCATTATTGAAAAGAACATGTTTAGCAAATTTGCCATCGCTAAAATATTAAAGACTACAATGTTGatacacacaaacacacaaaatgtATTAGGAAAACATAAtgagaaaatataaattatatatatgagCAACAGTTTTTTTGTTTGAACGGCATGCTAATTGCAAACATTAATTTGAATGTCTATAACAAGTAATATTTACTCAATAACTTaattattgttttgaaaataaaactattACTTTAAAATAGAACTATTTGTTATGTACTTGGCAAAAAATTATTAAGTATTAGTAATAAATTACTTAATTTCTCAACAATCACACTATTGTTGGGAAAACCTTCttattccaacaacaacaactagtTTTAGTGGTtcaaatttgatttgttttttttaattattttactatatttaagAAAGAGTTGTATCAACAACAAATTTTGTTGCtggtaataaaataattttggaaaaatcataatatATATAGATTGATAAacgatatataaaaaaatattttgaaattttcaatttcaatcaccaGATGGGGCATTTCCTTATACTTTTGGAAAAATATATTACAATTAGttaaatatagtaaaatatattaaaactaaCTCCTTTACtctttttaataaatatagttgTATATAAAATAAACTTACATCTTATGTTTGGTGAACGATATGGACTAATTTTTTTGGCACTAAGTGTAAAAGAAACTTTAAACTCTAAAACCTAATTAGTTAAGATGGATTCATCTATTCTAaacaatttaaattcaatttagttGTAGAGTTCTCAAGTTGCCCCTTCTCATTCAAAAATCTAGTGAGTTGTAGACAACCTGTTTCCCAAAATTACCTCTCGAAAGGTATAATCATCTTCTAATCCAAATGGCTTCTATCGTTAGCTCACTTTCTTAAAATAAATCTATGTAAGACTCCTCGAGTACATTTATTTCCAGAGATATATTCCTTTTCAAAGCAATCAACTCTTATGGTATATGTCTTTTTTATTTACCGCATTGGTAGTCCATGTATTTTGATCCCCTCATTCctcttaatataaatttttatgacaagcaaatatgggatagttcatataataATAGATTACATGGAAAGTTATATTTACTACAGAGAGAATTGGTGATACTTTCAAAACGTAATTGTGACAAGTGAATATAAGAATTATcactttatatttattattcaaagTGTAATACCCCGAATAATATGCGTATAGAATGGTATTATTCGACATTTTATATCTGGTACTGAGTACAACCAAAAGTGTCTAGATGACATCCAATACATGTATGATAAAAGATACAATCATAGTACATATACAACATAAATCATGGAATAAAATACTAGAATAGGCTAgacagcaaaaacaaaacaaaaaaatagataaCAAGATCTTTAAATCCTTCATGTCATCTTTCCTTTTCATCAGTAATTCACCTAATTACCACAAATATTAAACATAGGGTGAGATATAACTATTTCAGTGCAGTTCTAACTACACCGTATGTCTTCTTGGTCATGGTGCTCTCATGTTCTACTCTATTAATAATGTTTCTTTCTCAACCTTCCATATTCTACAATCATAAAAGAACGTGGATCGAGATCCAATTGATCTCATATGGTGTGTGAATATCAACACTCGGGTCAAACGACCCATGTCTACCTCTGGATATGGATAGTTACGTGGGACATCTTTCTTGGGCCACAACTCTTCACATAAGTTTGGACACAGATCACAGACTCCCTAGTACACAAATAATGTCTTTCTCCCACCAACACTTTTCACATAATTCCGGACACCGCTCAGAGACTACAACCTTCATATGGACCATACTCCCATTACTGGTAACAAAATCTTAGGCATCCATAAAGAGCCTCGATATCCCCCAAAATTGTACATGGTTGGTTTCCATTGAAACCTAACATTCAGAACACATACCAACTAGGAGTATGGTTGTGTTTCCGAATAACTCAATATGATGGGATTTATATCACCCTAGGGTTTTCTCACCAAATGTATTATCTTTTTTTAACTTACTAAAAAATTATCAAAGCATCATCATGAGTCATGATTTAACTATCTTAATCAGTTAGCCTATATGAATTTCAAATTAAATCCACCAAGGGTGGTAACCGCTTACTGGCAGAGAGTAACCAGTTATAGGTCGGTTAAAACTCAAAAATTTCCTAGTTTTTCATGTTTTCTCAAATCTGAATCCATTTAAGTCATGTACTAACATAAAGTGAACACTGACAACATATCACACAGCAGATGTATCATAATTTCGCACGCATTCATAAAAATCAACAATCAATTCATGAAGACTTGATTGCTCTTTATCCATAATCCATGAGATCTGATCGTCAGTCTATCCATACAATAGTCTCAATGATTTAATGTTTTCCCACTTCACAGTAAAGCACGACTAGAGATAATTTGAGAATATTGTCCTTATGTTTCATGGGATCTCATGATTATGTtgcacttaacatttcattaaacagaatagctattctagggactttattattttggaaaaacaaacataataaagaaatgtcttttattattaatatatgattTGATACAAGTACAAAAATTATTGGCAGATAGGGCTTTCACCGCCAATCTCCCACTAGCACTAGATCCCATCAGGCATACACCTAATACCCATAGATCTAGTATGGCCATCATACTCTGAATATCTTCACATCTCATATATCTATTATCTCTCGAATGAGGTGATATTGCCTAAATATGCGACTTACTATATGTTTAAGTATGCGAAAATTTGTACTCGTGTAATGTGTATACTATTGTACTATGTTTCAATACCCGTATTAACCGTCTGAAGGGGATAATTATAGACTTATCTTGTTTGGATTGCTACATATTGAATATTTAAAATCATAGTATTtaagtcaaaaaaaattatatgacgtGGAATAAATTCATAAATTTCATTTCAAGGTAGATAACTAgctgaatatttttaaataatatttggattaaaaaatcttattgaaTGGAAAATAGAATAAAGTGTGGCAAGatgataaatttgaaaaaaatatatatataaaatttaccaTATTTAATAAAGGCCTATCAAGTGACTAGTTTAATTTAGTATGTACCTTTCATATAATAAACATCGTGTTACAGTccttttatgaattaattttcaaagaaatttagagCATTCAACTTGTGTGGTCtatgttttatttatattccACTAGTGTAGTCTATATTTTTCGTTCCCCTAATATTCTCTTCAAagtaactttaattaaaatattatgtaCATATTAgtttacaaaataataattacttGGTAAATTTTATTCACTATGGGACAAGCCTTAGTGATTTATTCAAAACATAATTGTGACAAGTAAATATACGCActataacatatatataattaaaagtaaCAATTACCATCTCCAATCTAtttatctctcttttatttgaatATAGTTTATTCTCTCACTCTCACTCTCCTTAATTCAGAAATCACAAAATACATTAGAAGATAAGTTATCGAGTGAACGATAACTTAATGTTAAATATGGTGGTGGTGTAAATTGGGACTCTCTAGTCTCAATCATGCAATGCAATGATTATTCTAAGGTTGAAAGGAATTCGGGTAGTTTGGATTATGACCTCTTAGACTTAATTTTGCAGTGAGATGGACACTCGTTGGATGTAAGGAATTGTCGTGGTGTGGATTAggacctcctggactcaatcttgcaatTCCATGAACATTTCTAGTTTCCAAGAAATCATGGTGGTGTGAATCTggacctcctggactcaatcTTTCAATGCGATGAACATTCCCCGTTTGTAAGGAAACATGGTGGTGTGGATCTGGACCATCAGGACTCAATCTTGCAATGTGATGAACATTCCTCGTTTGTAAGGAAAGATGGTGATGTGGATCGGGACCTCCTGGACTCAATTTTGCAATGAGATCGACACTCGTAGGATTTAAGGAATTGTCATGGTGTGGATTAggacctcctggactcaatcttgcaatTTCATGAACATTTCTAGTTTGCAAGAAATCATGGTGGTGTGAATCTggacctcctggactcaatcTTTCAATGTGATGAACATTCCCCGTTGGTAAGGAAACATGGAGGTGTGGATCTGGACCTTctggactcaatcttgcaatGTGATGAACATTCCTCGTTTGTAAGGAAAGATGGTGATGTGGATCGGGACCTCCTGGACTCAATTTTGCAATGTGATGATCACTTTTTGGCTGTAAAGAATTGTCGTGGTGTGGATTAGGTCCTTctggactcaatcttgcaatGCCATGAACACTCCTCGTTTGTAAGGAAACTTGGTGATCAATATGATCCTTAATATCAATAAAGCGATGAGTTGCTTTGGAATTTCCAATCAACAATGCTAAAAGAGATACTTCGATAAGCATTATTGAGAAGAACATGTTTAGCAAATTTGCCATCGCTAAAATATTAAAGACTACAATGTTGatacacacaaacacacaaaatgtATTTGGAAAACATAAtgagaaaatataaattatatatatgagCAACAGTTTTTTTGTTTGAACGGCATGCTAATTGCAAACATCAATTTTAATGTCTATAACAAGTAATATTTACTCAATAACTTaattattgttttgaaaataaaactattACTTTAAAATAGAACTATTTGTTATGTACTTTGCAAAAAATTATTAAGTATTAGTAATAAATTACTTAATTTCTCAACAATCACACTATTGTTGGGAAAACCTTCttattccaacaacaacaactagtTTTAGTGGTtcaaatttgatttgtttttttttaattattttactatatttaagAAAGAGTTGTATCAACAACAAATTTTGTTGCtggtaataaaataattttggaaaaatcataatatATATAGATTGATAAacgatatataaaaaaatattttgaaaaaaataattgtataaaATTTACCATATTTAATAAAGGCCTATCAAGTGACTAGTTTAATTTAGTATGTACCTTTCATATAATAAACATCGTGTTACAGTccttttatgaattaattttcaaagaaatttagagCATTCAACTTGTGTGGTCtatgttttatttatattccACTAGTGTAGTCTATATTTTTCGTTCCCCTAATATTCTCTTCAAagtaactttaattaaaatattatgtaCATATTAgtttacaaaataataattacttGGTAAATTTTATTCACTATGGGACAAGCCTTAGTGATTTATTCAAAACATAATTGTGACAAGTAAATATACGCActataacatatatataattaaaagtaaCAATAACCATCTCCAATCTAtttatctctcttttatttgaatATAGTTTATTCTCTCACTCTCACTCTCACTCTCCTTAATTCAGAAATCACAAAATACATTAGAAGATAAGTTATCGAGTGAACGATAACTTAATGTTAAATATGGTGGTGGTGTAAATTGGGACTCTCTAGTCTCAATCATGCAATGCAATGATTATTCTAAGGTTGAAAGGAATTCGGGTAGTTTGGATTATGACCTCTTAGACTTAATTTTGCAGTGAGATGGACACTCGTTGGATGTAAGGAATTGTCGTGGTGTGGATTAggacctcctggactcaatcttgcaatTCCATGAACATTTCTAGTTTCCAAGAAATCATGGTGGTGTGAATCTggacctcctggactcaatcTTTCAATGCGATGAACATTCCCCGTTTGTAAGGAAACATGGTGGTGTGGATCTGGACCATCAGGACTCAATCTTGCAATGTGATGAACATTCCTCGTTTGTAAGGAAAGATGGTGATGTGGATCGGGACCTCCTGGACTCAATTTTGCAATGAGATCGACACTCGTAGGATTTAAGGAATTGTCATGGTGTGGATTAggacctcctggactcaatcttgcaatTTCATGAACATTTCTAGTTTGCAAGAAATCATGGTGGTGTGAATCTggacctc includes:
- the LOC131628673 gene encoding uncharacterized protein LOC131628673, encoding MANLLNMFFSIMLIEVSLLALLIGNSKATHRFIDIKDHIDHQVSLQTRSVHGIARLSPEGPNPHHDNSLQPKSDHHIAKLSPGGPDPHHHLSLQTRNVHHIARLSPEGPDPHLHVSLPTGNVHHIERLSPGGPDSHHHDFLQTRNVHEIARLSPGGPNPHHDNSLNPTSVDLIAKLSPGGPDPHHHLSLQTRNVHHIARLSPDGPDPHHHVSLQTGNVHRIERLSPGGPDSHHHDFLETRNVHGIARLSPGGPNPHHDNSLHPTSVHLTAKLSLRGHNPNYPNSFQP
- the LOC131628672 gene encoding uncharacterized protein LOC131628672, whose translation is MANLLNMFFSIMLIEVSLLALLIGNSKATHRFIDIKDHIDHQVSLQTRSVHRIARLSPEGPNPHHDNSLQPKSDHHIAKLSPGGPDPHHHLSLQTRNVHHIARLSPEGPDPHHHVSLPTGNVHHIERLSPGGPDSHHHDFLQTRNVHEIARLSPGGPNPHHDNSLNPTSVDHIAKLSPGGPDPHHHLSLQTRNVHHIARLSPEGPDPHHHVSLQKGNVHRIERLSPGGPDSHHHDFLETRNVHGIARLSPGGPNPHHDNSLHPTSVHLTAKLSLRGHNPNYPNSFQP
- the LOC131628675 gene encoding uncharacterized protein LOC131628675, which produces MANLLNMFFSIMLIEVSLLALLIGNSKATHRFIDIKDHIDHQVSLQTRSVHGIARLSPEGPNPHHDNSLQPKSDHHIAKLSPGGPDPHHHLSLQTRNVHHIARLSPEGPDPHHHVSLPTGNVHHIERLSPGGPDSHHHDFLQTRNVHEIARLSPGGPNPHHDNSLNPTSVDLIAKLSPGGPDPHHHLSLQTRNVHHIARLSPDGPDPHHHVSLQTGNVHRIERLSPGGPDSHHHDFLETRNVHGIARLSPGGPNPHHDNSLHPTSVHLTAKLSLRGHNPNYPNSFQP